The following are from one region of the Anaeropeptidivorans aminofermentans genome:
- a CDS encoding acyl-CoA dehydratase activase yields MYKYSIGIDSGSTFCKVALLDKENVLDRAIVKSGWQPSKIAENIVEAVLEKNGLSMEDCLMVSTGYGRESIDFAEKTLTEISAHSVGGIYLNPEIGGIIDIGGQDCKVIKIRNKKAMSFFMNDKCAAGTGRFLDMACQTLDIPIGEIDNFLQTNEYVNINSMCTVFAESEIIGLVSSSVDRSLILNGVLRSIGARIAQMLSKLQPDKNELFLMTGGLARSQRVVDTVSEITGYNIVTHADSSYAGAIGAAMFGFK; encoded by the coding sequence CTTATTAGACAAAGAAAATGTTTTGGACAGGGCAATTGTAAAATCCGGCTGGCAGCCTTCAAAGATTGCCGAAAATATTGTAGAAGCTGTTCTTGAAAAAAATGGCCTTTCCATGGAGGACTGCCTTATGGTTTCCACAGGATATGGCAGGGAAAGCATTGATTTTGCGGAAAAAACTCTTACGGAAATCAGCGCCCATTCTGTGGGGGGCATTTACCTGAATCCTGAAATCGGCGGAATTATAGATATTGGCGGCCAAGACTGCAAGGTAATAAAAATCAGGAATAAGAAAGCCATGTCATTTTTTATGAATGATAAATGCGCGGCAGGAACAGGAAGATTTCTCGATATGGCATGTCAAACCCTGGACATCCCCATCGGAGAAATAGATAATTTCCTGCAAACGAATGAGTATGTGAATATAAACAGCATGTGCACCGTATTTGCAGAGTCAGAAATTATAGGGCTTGTTTCTTCAAGCGTTGACAGAAGCTTAATATTAAACGGCGTATTACGTTCTATAGGGGCGAGAATAGCACAAATGCTAAGTAAACTTCAGCCGGATAAAAACGAGCTGTTTTTAATGACGGGAGGCCTTGCCAGGTCCCAAAGGGTAGTTGATACGGTTTCCGAAATAACAGGATACAATATCGTTACCCATGCTGATTCAAGCTATGCAGGTGCCATAGGAGCGGCAATGTTTGGATTTAAATAG